The following are encoded together in the Pseudodesulfovibrio indicus genome:
- a CDS encoding CoB--CoM heterodisulfide reductase iron-sulfur subunit A family protein: MSRKIGVYVCHCGSNIAGKVDCPGVAEFAAGLKNVAVSRDYQFMCSDPGQEMIIKDIRDYGLDRVVVASCSPRLHEKTFQKACARGGLNPYLMQHCCIREHCSWTTADPEEATAKARRIVEGAVKRVADHQKLYSREVGVLPDVMVVGAGIAGIQAALDIAKSGHKVHLVEKSPSIGGHMAQFDKTFPTLDCAACISTPKMVAVSQEPNINLMTWSEVEEVTGFVGNYTVTVLRKPRYVNEDVCTGCGACLEKCPTKAISEFNEGLGFRKAIYRNSPQAVPSTPVIDGNACKKITKDKCGICQTICPTGAIDYGMKETREVFHVGSIVLATGYDTMDPTPMREYGFGRYDEVYTALQFERLNNAVGPTEGKIVMKNGRKPESVAIIHCVGSRDRNYHEYCSRTCCMYALKYDHLIKDKVGHDTMVYNFYIDMRCFGKGYEEFYRRVQEEGVTFIRGRPAEVVEEDGKLVVVGEDTLLGINVRLPVDMVILCTAMEPRPDATEVARVFGIAQGQDGFFLEEHPKLGPVSTATDGVFLAGTCQGPKDIPDAVSHASGGAAQALALAAKGTVSISPTTSWINPDICVGCRVCVGLCAYSAIEFDERRNVAVINEAMCKGCGSCAGYCPSGAAQIKHFNETQIFNEIDGLLGMIPGWLPPEAGGGEQARATAEQPGDQA, encoded by the coding sequence ATGTCGAGAAAGATCGGAGTTTACGTCTGTCATTGCGGGTCCAACATCGCGGGCAAGGTGGACTGTCCCGGCGTGGCCGAGTTCGCCGCGGGCCTCAAAAACGTGGCCGTGTCCCGCGACTACCAGTTCATGTGCTCGGACCCCGGACAGGAGATGATCATCAAGGACATCCGGGACTACGGCCTGGATCGCGTGGTGGTCGCCTCCTGTTCTCCCCGGCTGCACGAGAAGACCTTTCAGAAGGCGTGCGCGCGCGGCGGGCTGAATCCGTACCTCATGCAGCACTGCTGCATCCGCGAGCACTGCTCCTGGACCACGGCGGACCCTGAGGAGGCCACGGCCAAGGCGCGGCGCATCGTGGAGGGCGCGGTCAAGCGCGTGGCCGACCACCAGAAGCTCTACTCACGCGAGGTCGGCGTCCTGCCGGACGTCATGGTCGTGGGCGCGGGCATCGCTGGCATCCAGGCCGCGCTGGATATCGCCAAGTCCGGGCACAAGGTCCACCTGGTGGAGAAGAGCCCGTCCATCGGCGGTCATATGGCCCAGTTCGACAAGACCTTCCCCACCCTGGACTGCGCGGCCTGCATCTCGACCCCCAAGATGGTGGCCGTGAGCCAGGAACCGAACATCAACCTGATGACCTGGTCCGAGGTGGAAGAGGTCACCGGGTTCGTGGGCAACTACACGGTCACGGTCCTGCGCAAGCCGAGGTACGTCAACGAGGACGTCTGCACCGGATGCGGCGCCTGCCTGGAGAAATGCCCGACCAAGGCGATCAGCGAATTCAACGAGGGACTGGGGTTCCGCAAGGCGATCTACCGCAATTCGCCCCAGGCCGTGCCCAGCACTCCGGTCATCGACGGCAACGCCTGCAAGAAGATCACCAAGGACAAGTGCGGCATCTGCCAGACCATCTGCCCCACCGGGGCCATCGACTACGGGATGAAGGAGACCCGCGAGGTCTTCCACGTGGGTTCCATCGTGCTGGCCACGGGCTACGACACCATGGACCCGACCCCCATGCGCGAATACGGCTTCGGCCGCTACGACGAGGTCTACACCGCGCTCCAGTTCGAGCGGCTGAACAACGCGGTCGGCCCCACCGAGGGCAAGATCGTCATGAAAAACGGCAGGAAGCCGGAGTCCGTGGCCATCATCCACTGCGTGGGCAGCCGCGACAGGAATTACCACGAATACTGTTCGCGGACCTGCTGCATGTACGCGCTCAAGTACGACCATCTGATCAAGGACAAGGTCGGACACGACACCATGGTCTACAATTTCTACATCGACATGCGCTGCTTCGGGAAGGGGTACGAGGAGTTCTACCGGCGGGTCCAGGAGGAGGGCGTGACCTTCATCCGGGGGCGGCCCGCCGAGGTGGTGGAGGAGGACGGCAAGCTTGTGGTCGTGGGCGAGGACACCCTGCTCGGGATCAACGTCCGGCTGCCCGTGGACATGGTCATCCTGTGCACGGCCATGGAGCCGAGGCCGGATGCCACCGAGGTGGCCCGCGTCTTCGGCATCGCCCAGGGCCAGGACGGGTTCTTCCTGGAGGAGCACCCCAAGCTCGGGCCGGTCTCCACGGCCACGGACGGCGTGTTCCTGGCCGGGACCTGCCAGGGGCCCAAGGACATCCCGGACGCGGTCTCCCACGCCTCGGGCGGGGCGGCCCAGGCCCTGGCCCTGGCGGCCAAGGGTACGGTCTCCATCTCGCCGACCACCTCCTGGATCAATCCGGACATCTGCGTGGGCTGCCGCGTCTGCGTGGGGCTGTGCGCCTACTCGGCCATCGAATTCGACGAGCGCCGCAACGTGGCGGTAATCAACGAGGCCATGTGCAAGGGGTGCGGCTCCTGCGCCGGGTACTGTCCCAGCGGCGCGGCCCAGATCAAGCACTTCAACGAGACCCAGATATTCAACGAGATCGACGGTCTGCTCGGCATGATCCCCGGCTGGCTGCCGCCCGAGGCGGGCGGGGGCGAACAGGCGCGGGCAACGGCTGAGCAACCGGGCGATCAGGCCTGA
- a CDS encoding transposase: MRRKWDAKTKARIVLAGLTGACVNDLCRAHDLRPGQYYKWRGHFLENSYRVFEKPPTEQSDAEMAAENEELKKLVGELTLELTSGKPVR; this comes from the coding sequence ATGAGGCGAAAGTGGGATGCGAAGACCAAGGCGAGGATCGTGCTGGCCGGATTGACCGGGGCCTGCGTCAACGACCTGTGCAGGGCGCACGATCTGCGGCCCGGCCAGTACTACAAGTGGCGGGGGCATTTTCTGGAGAACAGCTACCGGGTGTTCGAGAAACCGCCCACGGAGCAGTCCGACGCCGAGATGGCGGCCGAGAACGAGGAACTGAAGAAGTTGGTAGGCGAGCTGACCCTGGAACTGACCAGCGGCAAGCCGGTTCGTTGA
- a CDS encoding 4Fe-4S binding protein, translated as MRKQYGALVVGAGIGGIRAALDLAVTGHKVALIDRRPSHGGILSQLDHQFPSDHCGMCRMLPLMARDSSSQYCLRKGLFHDNIDILLSTEVEDLEGEPGKFLVSLKRKSTLIDPTKCISCGECSEVCPVRVPSEFNAGLTERAAVYLPVPHAIPNHYVLDLDNCQRCWKCHEACPTGAIDFKFEERKDFHILVADRDPDLRAMMEEELREQNFPLHFAETGRDAVDRLASEEPVGLLLVGMGLNDMDAERVLIRSRELRPDLPVVVLADHGAEEAARALVLQGAREYLVKPLKGKRFVPWLDKLYVRILSDGVEKLEVGAVVLAGGFDCYVPSMDPEGGADIWCYNNPDVLTAVEFERLLSGTGPTGGRLRRPSDGQPVRSIAWLQCVGSRDVKKNADFCSGVCCMFSIKEALLAKKATGGDVATSIFYMDMRTSGKEYDRYRVAAEKEHGVRFVRNRPHTVWPTEDGGLALGYLTDAGEMVSETFDMVVLAAGARPPKGTDKFALTLGVDLNQWGFVDAQPYLHERTSRIGVFAAGAMGEPRDISESVIQAGAAAMSASRIIKAYDVLAGIEAEPEPEYPDVSRDPARTLVTVCTSCPTLEQAVDLDGLADRMGRVHSVCKVMRVGSACTAQGWRDIEEAAREYKPNRILIGACMPYAYIPRLKELGRTIGLNPALMDVVDIYTPTVGGPDGNGMDDGGTGRKVYASLSTAVARLQGADPSGPAVTVDVIRSALVVGGGLAGMTAAMSIADQGYGVCLVESEENLGGTAMRLHTQLDGSDPRKYMEELIAQVEKHPNIKVFKDSRVVLSRGSAGHFRSAIASPMGVFPLEHGVTILATGGHEAKVYESGLCVHKTVMTHLTLEERLATGQLDARELTSVVMIQCWRNRNEDRAYCSRVCCPEMLKNVLNLKARNPDLPIYVFYRDIMATGFLETYYTQARKAGAIFIRYDDRSAPQVTFEEGLPVVRGYDPILGSQVELRPDILSLSSGIEPNDVEDLLEVFEVAVNKDGFFQEADFKWRPVDFLKQGIYMCGIAHSPRRMAGAVASAKAAAQRALRILNAEKIPRETVVATVRHSLCSLCQACVSACPYGARVLDMNEEKIVVDEILCQGCGACAAVCPNSATVLKGFHDGPMMSVIDAALEQPA; from the coding sequence ATGAGAAAGCAATACGGAGCATTGGTGGTGGGCGCGGGCATCGGCGGCATCCGCGCCGCCCTGGATCTGGCGGTGACCGGCCACAAGGTGGCGCTCATCGACCGCAGGCCCAGCCACGGCGGGATTCTCAGCCAGCTCGACCACCAGTTCCCCTCGGACCACTGCGGCATGTGCCGCATGCTGCCGCTGATGGCGCGCGACTCCTCCAGCCAGTATTGCCTGCGCAAGGGGCTGTTCCACGACAATATCGACATCCTGCTGTCCACCGAGGTCGAGGACCTGGAGGGCGAGCCGGGCAAGTTCCTGGTCTCCCTCAAGCGCAAGTCCACGCTCATCGACCCGACCAAGTGCATCAGCTGCGGCGAGTGCTCCGAGGTCTGCCCGGTGCGCGTGCCCAGCGAGTTCAACGCCGGGCTGACCGAGCGTGCCGCGGTCTACCTGCCCGTGCCCCACGCCATCCCCAACCACTACGTCCTGGACCTGGACAATTGCCAGCGGTGCTGGAAGTGCCATGAGGCGTGTCCCACGGGGGCCATCGACTTCAAGTTCGAGGAGCGCAAGGACTTCCACATCCTGGTGGCCGACCGCGACCCGGACCTCCGGGCCATGATGGAGGAGGAGCTCAGGGAGCAGAACTTCCCGCTGCACTTCGCCGAGACGGGCCGCGACGCCGTGGACCGGCTGGCCTCCGAGGAGCCGGTGGGGCTGCTGCTGGTGGGCATGGGGCTGAACGACATGGACGCCGAGCGGGTCCTGATCCGCAGCCGCGAGCTGCGCCCGGACCTGCCCGTGGTGGTCCTGGCCGACCACGGCGCGGAGGAGGCCGCCCGGGCCCTGGTCCTCCAGGGCGCGCGCGAGTACCTGGTCAAGCCGCTCAAGGGCAAGCGGTTCGTGCCGTGGCTCGACAAGCTGTACGTGCGCATCCTGTCCGACGGCGTGGAAAAGCTGGAGGTCGGGGCCGTGGTCCTGGCCGGGGGCTTCGACTGCTACGTCCCGTCCATGGACCCGGAGGGCGGCGCGGACATCTGGTGCTACAACAATCCCGACGTGCTCACCGCCGTGGAGTTCGAGCGGCTGCTGTCCGGCACCGGCCCCACCGGGGGCAGGCTGCGGCGGCCGTCCGACGGCCAGCCCGTGCGCAGTATCGCCTGGCTCCAGTGCGTGGGGTCCCGCGACGTGAAGAAGAACGCGGATTTCTGTTCCGGAGTCTGCTGCATGTTCTCCATCAAGGAGGCGCTGCTGGCCAAGAAGGCCACCGGTGGCGACGTCGCCACCTCCATCTTCTACATGGACATGCGCACGTCCGGGAAGGAGTACGACCGCTACAGGGTGGCGGCGGAGAAGGAGCACGGCGTGCGCTTCGTGCGCAACCGGCCCCACACCGTGTGGCCCACCGAGGACGGCGGCCTGGCCCTGGGCTATCTGACCGACGCCGGGGAGATGGTCTCCGAGACCTTCGACATGGTCGTACTGGCCGCGGGCGCGCGCCCGCCCAAGGGGACGGACAAGTTCGCCCTGACCCTGGGCGTGGACCTCAATCAGTGGGGGTTCGTGGACGCCCAGCCCTACCTGCACGAGCGGACCAGCCGGATCGGCGTGTTCGCGGCGGGGGCCATGGGCGAGCCCAGGGACATCTCCGAGTCGGTCATTCAGGCCGGGGCCGCGGCCATGTCCGCCTCGCGCATCATCAAGGCGTATGACGTGCTGGCGGGCATCGAGGCCGAGCCGGAGCCGGAATACCCGGACGTGTCCAGGGACCCGGCCCGGACCCTGGTCACCGTGTGCACCTCCTGTCCGACGCTGGAGCAGGCCGTGGACCTGGACGGTCTGGCCGATCGCATGGGCCGCGTCCACTCGGTGTGCAAGGTCATGCGCGTGGGTTCCGCCTGCACCGCCCAGGGGTGGCGGGACATCGAGGAGGCGGCCCGGGAGTACAAGCCCAACCGCATCCTCATCGGTGCGTGCATGCCCTACGCCTACATCCCCCGGCTCAAGGAGCTGGGCAGGACCATCGGCCTGAACCCGGCGCTCATGGACGTGGTGGACATCTACACGCCCACCGTGGGCGGCCCGGACGGCAATGGCATGGACGACGGCGGCACGGGACGGAAGGTCTATGCCTCCCTGTCCACTGCCGTGGCCCGGCTCCAGGGCGCGGACCCGTCCGGCCCGGCCGTGACCGTGGACGTGATCCGCTCGGCCCTGGTGGTCGGCGGCGGGCTGGCAGGCATGACCGCGGCCATGTCCATCGCGGACCAGGGGTACGGCGTCTGCCTGGTGGAGTCCGAGGAGAACCTGGGCGGCACGGCCATGCGGCTGCACACCCAGCTCGACGGTTCGGACCCGCGCAAGTATATGGAAGAGCTCATCGCCCAGGTGGAGAAGCACCCGAACATCAAGGTCTTCAAGGACTCGCGGGTGGTCCTGTCGCGCGGCAGCGCGGGCCACTTCCGGTCCGCCATAGCCTCGCCCATGGGGGTCTTCCCCCTGGAGCACGGCGTGACCATCCTGGCCACCGGCGGGCACGAAGCCAAGGTCTACGAATCCGGCCTGTGCGTGCACAAGACGGTCATGACCCACCTGACCCTGGAGGAACGGCTGGCGACCGGCCAGTTGGACGCCAGGGAGCTGACCTCCGTGGTCATGATCCAGTGCTGGCGCAACCGCAACGAGGACCGCGCTTACTGCAGCCGGGTCTGCTGCCCGGAGATGCTCAAGAATGTCCTGAACCTCAAGGCGCGCAATCCGGACCTGCCCATCTACGTCTTCTACCGCGACATCATGGCCACCGGGTTCCTGGAAACCTACTACACCCAAGCGCGCAAGGCCGGGGCCATCTTCATCCGCTACGACGACCGGAGCGCGCCGCAGGTGACCTTCGAGGAAGGGTTGCCCGTGGTCCGGGGCTACGACCCGATCCTGGGCAGCCAGGTGGAGCTGCGGCCCGACATCCTCTCCCTGTCGAGCGGCATCGAGCCCAACGACGTGGAGGACCTGCTGGAGGTCTTCGAGGTGGCGGTCAACAAGGACGGCTTCTTTCAGGAGGCGGACTTCAAGTGGCGGCCCGTGGATTTCCTCAAGCAGGGGATCTACATGTGCGGCATCGCCCATTCGCCCCGGCGCATGGCCGGTGCCGTGGCCTCGGCCAAGGCGGCCGCCCAGCGCGCCCTGCGCATCCTCAACGCCGAGAAGATCCCGCGCGAGACCGTGGTGGCCACGGTCCGCCATTCCCTGTGCTCCCTGTGCCAGGCGTGCGTCAGCGCCTGCCCGTACGGGGCCAGGGTCCTGGACATGAACGAGGAGAAGATCGTCGTGGACGAGATTCTCTGCCAGGGATGCGGCGCCTGCGCCGCCGTCTGCCCCAACAGCGCCACGGTGCTCAAGGGGTTCCACGACGGGCCGATGATGTCCGTCATCGACGCGGCCCTGGAGCAGCCGGCCTGA
- a CDS encoding sigma-54-dependent transcriptional regulator produces the protein MTDILIIDGDESFVARLADSLLEHGFAADRCDSLSKAMGILHTGSYKVVLIGDDLPDGDGVDYLAEVREVPSFPEAIVLSHRRDPDVAERAIQNGAWNYVLKPVNLQRLLVLLERAVTYHTKVHSGSCPVSLRRQGIIGNSRPMLSCLDSVAQAATSDINVLLVGETGTGKELFARSIHKNSARKEKPFVVVDCAALPDTLAESLLFGHERGAFTSADSPSVGLVKQADRGTLFLDEVGELPMSLQKVFLRVLEGRSFRPVGGTREITSDFRLLSATNRDLEDMVAEGEFRRDLYFRLRGMHIALPPLREIAEDINEMTCKFIQRHCEKFHMSTKGFSPDFLDALMHYEWPGNVRELMHTLEQALSRAGDDAVLFPRHLPKAIRARLARRELESDRSRPAPTHHSEAGPAETFPDLRTYRDQQLAQSEQRYLRNLMEITGGDIAASCSISGLSRARLYALLKQHSIPRK, from the coding sequence ATGACCGACATTCTGATAATCGACGGGGACGAGTCCTTTGTCGCCCGGCTGGCCGATTCGCTGCTGGAACACGGCTTCGCCGCCGACCGCTGCGACTCGCTGTCCAAGGCGATGGGCATCCTGCATACCGGGTCGTACAAGGTGGTCCTGATAGGCGACGACCTGCCCGACGGGGACGGGGTGGACTACCTGGCCGAGGTCAGGGAGGTGCCCTCCTTTCCCGAGGCCATCGTCCTGTCCCACCGCAGGGACCCGGACGTGGCCGAACGGGCCATCCAGAACGGGGCCTGGAACTACGTGCTCAAGCCGGTGAACCTGCAACGGCTGCTGGTCCTGCTGGAGCGGGCCGTCACCTACCACACCAAGGTCCACTCCGGATCCTGCCCGGTCTCCCTGCGCCGCCAGGGAATCATCGGCAACAGCCGCCCCATGCTCTCCTGTCTGGATTCCGTGGCCCAGGCCGCCACCAGCGACATCAACGTGCTGCTGGTGGGGGAGACCGGCACGGGCAAGGAACTGTTCGCCCGCTCCATCCACAAGAACTCGGCGCGCAAGGAAAAGCCGTTCGTGGTGGTGGACTGCGCCGCCCTGCCCGACACCCTGGCCGAGAGCCTGCTCTTCGGGCACGAGCGCGGGGCGTTCACCAGCGCGGACTCGCCCTCCGTGGGGTTGGTCAAGCAGGCCGACCGGGGCACGCTCTTCCTGGACGAGGTGGGCGAGTTGCCCATGTCGTTGCAGAAGGTCTTCCTCCGGGTCCTGGAGGGACGCAGTTTCCGGCCCGTGGGCGGGACCAGGGAGATCACCAGCGACTTCCGGCTGCTGTCCGCCACCAACCGCGACCTGGAGGACATGGTCGCCGAGGGCGAGTTCCGGCGGGACCTCTACTTCCGGCTGCGCGGCATGCACATCGCCCTGCCGCCGCTGCGGGAGATCGCCGAGGACATCAACGAGATGACCTGCAAGTTCATCCAGCGCCACTGCGAGAAGTTCCACATGTCCACCAAGGGATTCTCGCCGGACTTCCTGGACGCCCTCATGCACTACGAGTGGCCGGGCAACGTCCGGGAGCTGATGCACACCCTGGAGCAGGCGCTGTCGCGGGCGGGCGACGACGCGGTGCTCTTCCCCCGCCACCTGCCCAAGGCGATCCGCGCCCGGCTGGCCCGCCGCGAGCTGGAGTCGGACCGCTCCCGGCCCGCGCCGACGCACCACAGCGAGGCCGGCCCGGCCGAAACCTTCCCGGACCTGCGCACCTACCGCGACCAGCAACTGGCCCAGAGCGAGCAGCGATACCTGCGCAACCTGATGGAGATCACCGGGGGTGACATCGCCGCTTCCTGCTCCATCTCGGGCCTGTCCCGCGCCCGGCTCTACGCCCTGCTCAAGCAACATTCCATCCCGCGCAAGTGA
- a CDS encoding 4Fe-4S dicluster domain-containing protein: MSGAVRETWSPAPESDRMILKELRETVGACMQCGTCTASCPNWHAMDVTPRAMWRMIQFGMLDRILESRTFWMCSSCYLCTLRCPRGLKLTSAMAALKRLAGVANGPAARRNGSFYAAFMDDVEAHGRVQETSMMQRYFIRRRDPAAPLAFLPLGVRMLSKGKVHLPGRGMGGVLKPLFAKARELEGTP; encoded by the coding sequence ATGAGCGGAGCAGTCAGGGAGACGTGGAGCCCGGCCCCGGAATCCGACCGGATGATCCTCAAGGAGCTGCGGGAGACCGTGGGCGCGTGCATGCAGTGCGGCACCTGTACCGCCTCCTGCCCCAACTGGCACGCCATGGACGTGACCCCGCGGGCCATGTGGCGGATGATCCAGTTCGGCATGCTCGACCGGATTCTCGAGAGCCGGACCTTCTGGATGTGTTCGTCCTGCTACCTGTGCACCCTGCGCTGTCCGCGCGGGCTGAAGCTGACCTCGGCCATGGCCGCCCTGAAGCGGCTGGCCGGAGTCGCGAACGGCCCGGCGGCCCGGCGCAACGGGTCCTTCTACGCCGCCTTCATGGACGACGTGGAGGCCCATGGCCGGGTGCAGGAGACGAGCATGATGCAGCGCTATTTCATCAGGCGGAGGGACCCGGCCGCGCCGCTGGCCTTCCTGCCGCTGGGCGTCCGCATGCTCTCCAAGGGCAAGGTGCATCTGCCCGGCAGGGGCATGGGCGGGGTGCTCAAGCCGCTGTTCGCCAAGGCGCGGGAACTGGAGGGAACGCCATGA
- a CDS encoding DUF599 domain-containing protein: MNQLIAPHLTDVICLLLSAGLFTFYHFFVRSKLKTDPTYSLYGATMLARTAWVVNVMEEKNDILAVQTLRNSTMAATFLASTAVLLAVGLLTLSGQADKLGQTWHALNLFGSRAESTLTLKLLVILANLFIAFFNFSFAIRLFSHVGFLINTPPEEGSYGASITFVAIQLNKAGGYFHMGMRAYYFLVPLIFWLFSPVFMVLATVTLVILVWRIEKTPKLDCSYLGAIYKNSCPLPNK; the protein is encoded by the coding sequence ATGAACCAGTTAATCGCACCGCATCTGACCGACGTGATCTGCCTGCTGCTCTCCGCCGGACTGTTCACCTTCTACCATTTCTTCGTGCGCTCCAAGCTGAAGACCGACCCGACCTACTCCCTGTACGGAGCGACCATGCTGGCGCGCACCGCCTGGGTGGTCAACGTCATGGAGGAGAAGAACGACATCCTGGCCGTGCAGACCCTGCGCAACTCGACCATGGCCGCCACCTTTCTGGCCTCCACCGCGGTCCTGCTGGCCGTGGGCCTGCTGACCCTCTCGGGCCAGGCGGACAAGCTGGGCCAGACCTGGCACGCCCTGAACCTCTTCGGCTCCCGGGCCGAGTCCACCCTGACCCTCAAGCTGCTGGTCATCCTGGCCAACCTGTTCATCGCCTTCTTCAACTTCTCCTTCGCCATCCGGCTCTTCAGCCACGTGGGATTCCTGATCAACACCCCGCCCGAGGAGGGCAGCTACGGGGCGTCCATCACCTTCGTGGCCATCCAGCTGAACAAGGCGGGCGGCTATTTCCACATGGGCATGCGCGCCTACTACTTCCTGGTCCCGCTCATCTTCTGGCTGTTCAGCCCGGTCTTCATGGTCCTGGCCACCGTGACCCTGGTGATCCTGGTCTGGCGCATCGAAAAGACCCCCAAGCTCGACTGCAGCTACCTGGGGGCCATCTACAAGAACTCCTGTCCCCTGCCGAACAAGTAG
- a CDS encoding hydrogenase iron-sulfur subunit encodes MSHEFEPTILAFVCNWCTFTAADLAGTSRMVQQPNLRMVRMMCTGMVDPKYIVKSLLSGADGVLVSGCHPGDCHYINGNYKARRRVKLLSEILPQFGIEKERVKLTWVGASEGNEFAATVNNFINEIRELGPMETRSMAVV; translated from the coding sequence ATGAGTCACGAGTTCGAACCGACCATCCTGGCCTTTGTCTGCAACTGGTGCACCTTTACCGCGGCGGACCTGGCCGGGACATCGCGCATGGTCCAGCAGCCCAACCTGCGCATGGTGCGCATGATGTGCACCGGCATGGTGGACCCCAAGTACATCGTCAAGTCGCTGCTCTCCGGGGCGGACGGGGTGCTGGTCTCCGGCTGCCACCCCGGCGACTGCCACTACATCAACGGCAACTACAAGGCCCGGCGGCGGGTCAAGCTCCTGAGCGAGATCCTGCCGCAGTTCGGCATCGAGAAGGAACGGGTCAAGCTGACCTGGGTCGGGGCCAGCGAGGGCAATGAGTTTGCCGCCACGGTCAACAACTTCATCAACGAAATCAGAGAACTCGGACCCATGGAAACGCGTTCCATGGCCGTGGTCTAG
- a CDS encoding Coenzyme F420 hydrogenase/dehydrogenase, beta subunit C-terminal domain, with product MATTAKILIDGGNPIAAVQGFLRGLLENESVGGVLTPVHLFGKGMPMPTLVTDPDQLSGADPLAPAFPMNSAKLLARLTRGQSGERIAAVLRPCEIRAFVELVKLNQGSLDDVILVGLDCMGAFDNSGYKRFRGDRDPFEATLDFHGSAADGGAGIAPACQSCEYPAPENADLVLGLAGADLSGHIPVMATSPRGESLLNGLGLPEMASANGRDKALEAMVEVRIANRDAMFERTRAATGTLTDLSEYLASCVNCYNCRVACPVCYCKECVFNTDVFEHKPWQYMGWAKQKGALKMPTDTIFYHLTRMAHMSMACVGCGQCSNACPNDIPVMELFRTVASRTQQSFDYVPGRSLDEAPPLSVFKEDEFQDAVSHMA from the coding sequence ATGGCGACAACGGCAAAGATATTGATCGACGGGGGCAATCCCATAGCCGCGGTGCAGGGGTTCCTGCGCGGGCTGCTGGAGAACGAGAGCGTGGGCGGGGTGCTCACTCCGGTGCACCTGTTCGGCAAGGGCATGCCCATGCCGACCCTGGTCACCGACCCGGACCAGCTGTCCGGCGCGGACCCCCTGGCCCCGGCCTTCCCCATGAACAGCGCCAAGCTCCTGGCCCGGCTTACGCGGGGACAGTCCGGCGAGCGCATCGCCGCGGTCCTGCGGCCCTGCGAGATCCGGGCGTTCGTGGAGCTGGTCAAGCTCAACCAGGGCAGTCTCGACGACGTCATCCTGGTGGGGCTGGACTGCATGGGGGCGTTCGACAATTCGGGCTACAAGCGGTTCCGGGGCGACCGCGACCCCTTCGAGGCCACCCTGGACTTCCACGGCTCGGCGGCGGACGGCGGGGCGGGGATAGCCCCGGCCTGCCAGTCGTGCGAGTATCCCGCGCCGGAGAACGCGGACCTGGTCCTGGGGCTGGCCGGGGCCGACCTGTCCGGTCACATCCCGGTCATGGCCACCAGCCCGCGCGGCGAATCCCTGCTCAACGGGCTGGGGCTGCCGGAGATGGCGTCGGCCAACGGGCGCGACAAGGCGCTCGAGGCCATGGTCGAGGTCCGCATCGCCAACCGGGACGCCATGTTCGAGCGCACCCGCGCGGCCACCGGCACCCTGACCGACCTGTCCGAATACCTGGCCTCCTGCGTCAACTGCTACAACTGCCGGGTGGCCTGCCCGGTCTGCTACTGCAAGGAGTGCGTCTTCAACACCGACGTCTTCGAGCACAAGCCGTGGCAGTACATGGGCTGGGCCAAGCAGAAGGGGGCCCTCAAGATGCCCACGGACACCATCTTCTATCACCTGACCCGCATGGCGCACATGTCCATGGCCTGCGTGGGCTGCGGCCAGTGCTCCAACGCCTGTCCCAACGACATCCCGGTCATGGAGCTGTTCCGCACCGTGGCGTCGCGCACCCAGCAGAGCTTCGACTACGTGCCGGGGCGCAGCCTGGACGAAGCGCCTCCGCTCTCGGTGTTCAAGGAGGACGAGTTCCAGGACGCGGTGTCCCACATGGCCTGA
- a CDS encoding 4Fe-4S dicluster domain-containing protein: protein MNGKSFLVDLTRCTACRGCQIACKQWKKLPAEKTTNWGSYQNPKDLSSETIRLVRFSEVVDEGTLRWLFFPEQCRHCLEAPCSTVPENPKAILHDKETGAVVYTELTAKEDGESIRMACPYDIPRVDPKTKVVNKCDMCIDRVRAGKLPACVQACPTGTMNFGDREDMLKLGEERLAAAKKKFPKAMLVDPEETRVIYLAGVPPENYYEYLEADASDVMPDSLTRKQFLAKLGKPIRSMRS from the coding sequence ATGAACGGTAAATCATTCCTGGTGGACCTGACCCGCTGCACGGCGTGCCGCGGCTGTCAGATCGCCTGCAAGCAATGGAAGAAGCTCCCCGCCGAGAAGACCACCAACTGGGGGTCCTACCAGAATCCCAAGGACCTGTCCTCGGAGACCATCCGGCTGGTCCGCTTCTCGGAGGTGGTGGACGAAGGCACGCTGCGCTGGCTGTTCTTCCCGGAACAGTGCCGCCACTGCCTGGAGGCCCCGTGCTCCACGGTGCCGGAGAACCCCAAGGCCATCCTGCACGACAAGGAGACCGGGGCCGTGGTGTACACGGAACTGACGGCCAAGGAAGACGGCGAGTCCATCCGCATGGCCTGCCCGTACGACATTCCCAGGGTGGACCCCAAGACCAAGGTCGTGAACAAGTGCGACATGTGCATCGACAGGGTCCGGGCGGGCAAGCTCCCGGCCTGCGTCCAGGCCTGTCCCACCGGGACCATGAACTTCGGCGACAGGGAAGACATGCTCAAGCTGGGCGAGGAGAGGCTCGCTGCGGCCAAGAAGAAGTTCCCCAAGGCCATGCTGGTCGACCCCGAAGAGACCCGGGTCATCTACCTGGCGGGCGTGCCGCCCGAGAACTACTACGAATACCTGGAGGCGGACGCCTCTGACGTCATGCCGGACTCGCTGACCAGGAAGCAGTTCCTGGCCAAGCTCGGCAAGCCGATCCGGAGCATGCGCTCCTAG